A stretch of the Hemitrygon akajei chromosome 30, sHemAka1.3, whole genome shotgun sequence genome encodes the following:
- the nr2f2 gene encoding COUP transcription factor 2 isoform X2 produces the protein MAMVVSTWRDPQDDVAGAQGTQPPPPQQGPQQPSGAPLTPQTPGQPGAPGTPAQSNQQQGEKQQQHIECVVCGDKSSGKHYGQFTCEGCKSFFKRSVRRNLTYTCRANRNCPIDQHHRNQCQYCRLKKCLKVGMRREAVQRGRMPPTQPTPGQFALTNGDPLNCHSYLSGYISLLLRAEPYPTSRYGSQCMQPNNIMGIENICELAARLLFSAVEWARNIPFFPDLQITDQVALLRLTWSELFVLNAAQCSMPLHVAPLLAAAGLHASPMSADRVVAFMDHIRIFQEQVEKLKALHVDSAEYSCLKAIVLFTSDACGLSDVAHIESLQEKSQCALEEYVRSQYPNQPTRFGKLLLRLPSLRTVSSSVIEQLFFVRLVGKTPIETLIRDMLLSGSSFNWPYMSIQ, from the exons ATGGCAATGGTAGTTAGTACGTGGCGAGACCCGCAGGACGACGTGGCCGGAGCGCAGGGCACACAGCCACCCCCGCCTCAGCAAGGACCGCAACAGCCTTCTGGAGCACCCCTTACCCCGCAGACCCCGGGCCAGCCGGGAGCCCCGGGCACCCCGGCCCAGTCCAACCAACAGCAAGGCGAGAAGCAGCAGCAGCATATCGAGTGTGTGGTGTGCGGGGATAAATCGAGCGGCAAACACTACGGCCAGTTCACCTGCGAGGGCTGCAAGAGTTTCTTTAAAAGAAGTGTGCGCAGAAACTTGACGTACACATGTCGTGCCAACAGGAACTGCCCCATAGACCAACACCACCGCAATCAGTGTCAGTACTGTCGCCTGAAAAAATGCCTCAAAGTCGGCATGAGACGGGAAG CAGTCCAAAGGGGAAGAATGCCACCTACACAACCGACTCCAGGCCAGTTCGCCTTGACAAACGGAGACCCACTCAACTGCCATTCCTATTTATCGGGATATATCTCCCTGTTACTGCGGGCCGAGCCCTACCCGACCTCCCGCTACGGCAGCCAGTGCATGCAACCGAACAATATCATGGGCATTGAAAACATTTGTGAACTGGCCGCTCGGCTGCTCTTCAGCGCCGTGGAATGGGCGAGGAATATCCCTTTCTTCCCGGATCTGCAGATCACAGACCAGGTAGCCCTGCTTAGGCTGACCTGGAGTGAGTTGTTTGTTCTGAACGCTGCCCAGTGCTCCATGCCTCTTCATGTGGCTCCTCTCTTGGCCGCCGCCGGGCTCCATGCGTCTCCTATGTCTGCAGACAGGGTCGTTGCGTTCATGGATCACATAAGGATCTTCCAGGAACAGGTCGAAAAACTCAAGGCTTTGCACGTCGATTCGGCAGAGTACAGCTGCTTAAAGGCCATTGTCCTCTTTACTTCAG ATGCTTGCGGTTTGTCTGATGTGGCCCATATAGAAAGCTTACAGGAGAAATCGCAATGTGCTCTGGAGGAGTATGTGCGCAGCCAGTACCCGAACCAACCGACCCGTTTTGGGAAGCTTTTACTTCGTCTCCCTTCTCTTCGCACCGTCTCATCTTCTGTCATCGAGCAATTATTCTTCGTCCGTTTGGTAGGTAAAACCCCCATAGAAACCCTGATCCGTGATATGTTACTATCCGGGAGCAGCTTCAACTGGCCTTACATGTCGATTCAATAA
- the nr2f2 gene encoding COUP transcription factor 2 isoform X4, whose product MQIISDTEQRQLQAMMFAVQRGRMPPTQPTPGQFALTNGDPLNCHSYLSGYISLLLRAEPYPTSRYGSQCMQPNNIMGIENICELAARLLFSAVEWARNIPFFPDLQITDQVALLRLTWSELFVLNAAQCSMPLHVAPLLAAAGLHASPMSADRVVAFMDHIRIFQEQVEKLKALHVDSAEYSCLKAIVLFTSDACGLSDVAHIESLQEKSQCALEEYVRSQYPNQPTRFGKLLLRLPSLRTVSSSVIEQLFFVRLVGKTPIETLIRDMLLSGSSFNWPYMSIQ is encoded by the exons ATGCAAATAATTTCGGACACTGAACAAAGACAATTGCAAGCAATGATGTTTG CAGTCCAAAGGGGAAGAATGCCACCTACACAACCGACTCCAGGCCAGTTCGCCTTGACAAACGGAGACCCACTCAACTGCCATTCCTATTTATCGGGATATATCTCCCTGTTACTGCGGGCCGAGCCCTACCCGACCTCCCGCTACGGCAGCCAGTGCATGCAACCGAACAATATCATGGGCATTGAAAACATTTGTGAACTGGCCGCTCGGCTGCTCTTCAGCGCCGTGGAATGGGCGAGGAATATCCCTTTCTTCCCGGATCTGCAGATCACAGACCAGGTAGCCCTGCTTAGGCTGACCTGGAGTGAGTTGTTTGTTCTGAACGCTGCCCAGTGCTCCATGCCTCTTCATGTGGCTCCTCTCTTGGCCGCCGCCGGGCTCCATGCGTCTCCTATGTCTGCAGACAGGGTCGTTGCGTTCATGGATCACATAAGGATCTTCCAGGAACAGGTCGAAAAACTCAAGGCTTTGCACGTCGATTCGGCAGAGTACAGCTGCTTAAAGGCCATTGTCCTCTTTACTTCAG ATGCTTGCGGTTTGTCTGATGTGGCCCATATAGAAAGCTTACAGGAGAAATCGCAATGTGCTCTGGAGGAGTATGTGCGCAGCCAGTACCCGAACCAACCGACCCGTTTTGGGAAGCTTTTACTTCGTCTCCCTTCTCTTCGCACCGTCTCATCTTCTGTCATCGAGCAATTATTCTTCGTCCGTTTGGTAGGTAAAACCCCCATAGAAACCCTGATCCGTGATATGTTACTATCCGGGAGCAGCTTCAACTGGCCTTACATGTCGATTCAATAA
- the nr2f2 gene encoding COUP transcription factor 2 isoform X1: MAMVVSTWRDPQDDVAGAQGTQPPPPQQGPQQPSGAPLTPQTPGQPGAPGTPAQSNQQQGEKQQQHIECVVCGDKSSGKHYGQFTCEGCKSFFKRSVRRNLTYTCRANRNCPIDQHHRNQCQYCRLKKCLKVGMRREVCSFRTAAVQRGRMPPTQPTPGQFALTNGDPLNCHSYLSGYISLLLRAEPYPTSRYGSQCMQPNNIMGIENICELAARLLFSAVEWARNIPFFPDLQITDQVALLRLTWSELFVLNAAQCSMPLHVAPLLAAAGLHASPMSADRVVAFMDHIRIFQEQVEKLKALHVDSAEYSCLKAIVLFTSDACGLSDVAHIESLQEKSQCALEEYVRSQYPNQPTRFGKLLLRLPSLRTVSSSVIEQLFFVRLVGKTPIETLIRDMLLSGSSFNWPYMSIQ; encoded by the exons ATGGCAATGGTAGTTAGTACGTGGCGAGACCCGCAGGACGACGTGGCCGGAGCGCAGGGCACACAGCCACCCCCGCCTCAGCAAGGACCGCAACAGCCTTCTGGAGCACCCCTTACCCCGCAGACCCCGGGCCAGCCGGGAGCCCCGGGCACCCCGGCCCAGTCCAACCAACAGCAAGGCGAGAAGCAGCAGCAGCATATCGAGTGTGTGGTGTGCGGGGATAAATCGAGCGGCAAACACTACGGCCAGTTCACCTGCGAGGGCTGCAAGAGTTTCTTTAAAAGAAGTGTGCGCAGAAACTTGACGTACACATGTCGTGCCAACAGGAACTGCCCCATAGACCAACACCACCGCAATCAGTGTCAGTACTGTCGCCTGAAAAAATGCCTCAAAGTCGGCATGAGACGGGAAG TCTGTTCTTTTCGCACTGCAGCAGTCCAAAGGGGAAGAATGCCACCTACACAACCGACTCCAGGCCAGTTCGCCTTGACAAACGGAGACCCACTCAACTGCCATTCCTATTTATCGGGATATATCTCCCTGTTACTGCGGGCCGAGCCCTACCCGACCTCCCGCTACGGCAGCCAGTGCATGCAACCGAACAATATCATGGGCATTGAAAACATTTGTGAACTGGCCGCTCGGCTGCTCTTCAGCGCCGTGGAATGGGCGAGGAATATCCCTTTCTTCCCGGATCTGCAGATCACAGACCAGGTAGCCCTGCTTAGGCTGACCTGGAGTGAGTTGTTTGTTCTGAACGCTGCCCAGTGCTCCATGCCTCTTCATGTGGCTCCTCTCTTGGCCGCCGCCGGGCTCCATGCGTCTCCTATGTCTGCAGACAGGGTCGTTGCGTTCATGGATCACATAAGGATCTTCCAGGAACAGGTCGAAAAACTCAAGGCTTTGCACGTCGATTCGGCAGAGTACAGCTGCTTAAAGGCCATTGTCCTCTTTACTTCAG ATGCTTGCGGTTTGTCTGATGTGGCCCATATAGAAAGCTTACAGGAGAAATCGCAATGTGCTCTGGAGGAGTATGTGCGCAGCCAGTACCCGAACCAACCGACCCGTTTTGGGAAGCTTTTACTTCGTCTCCCTTCTCTTCGCACCGTCTCATCTTCTGTCATCGAGCAATTATTCTTCGTCCGTTTGGTAGGTAAAACCCCCATAGAAACCCTGATCCGTGATATGTTACTATCCGGGAGCAGCTTCAACTGGCCTTACATGTCGATTCAATAA
- the nr2f2 gene encoding COUP transcription factor 2 isoform X3 — MAMVVSTWRDPQDDVAGAQGTQPPPPQQGPQQPSGAPLTPQTPGQPGAPGTPAQSNQQQGEKQQQHIECVVCGDKSSGKHYGQFTCEGCKSFFKRSVRRNLTYTCRANRNCPIDQHHRNQCQYCRLKKCLKVGMRREVCSFRTAAVQRGRMPPTQPTPGQFALTNGDPLNCHSYLSGYISLLLRAEPYPTSRYGSQCMQPNNIMGIENICELAARLLFSAVEWARNIPFFPDLQITDQVALLRLTWSELFVLNAAQCSMPLHVAPLLAAAGLHASPMSADRVVAFMDHIRIFQEQVEKLKALHVDSAEYSCLKAIVLFTSDACGLSDVAHIESLQEKSQCALEEYVRSQYPNQPTRFGKLLLRLPSLRTVSSSVIEQLFFVRLISMLSREKFTP; from the exons ATGGCAATGGTAGTTAGTACGTGGCGAGACCCGCAGGACGACGTGGCCGGAGCGCAGGGCACACAGCCACCCCCGCCTCAGCAAGGACCGCAACAGCCTTCTGGAGCACCCCTTACCCCGCAGACCCCGGGCCAGCCGGGAGCCCCGGGCACCCCGGCCCAGTCCAACCAACAGCAAGGCGAGAAGCAGCAGCAGCATATCGAGTGTGTGGTGTGCGGGGATAAATCGAGCGGCAAACACTACGGCCAGTTCACCTGCGAGGGCTGCAAGAGTTTCTTTAAAAGAAGTGTGCGCAGAAACTTGACGTACACATGTCGTGCCAACAGGAACTGCCCCATAGACCAACACCACCGCAATCAGTGTCAGTACTGTCGCCTGAAAAAATGCCTCAAAGTCGGCATGAGACGGGAAG TCTGTTCTTTTCGCACTGCAGCAGTCCAAAGGGGAAGAATGCCACCTACACAACCGACTCCAGGCCAGTTCGCCTTGACAAACGGAGACCCACTCAACTGCCATTCCTATTTATCGGGATATATCTCCCTGTTACTGCGGGCCGAGCCCTACCCGACCTCCCGCTACGGCAGCCAGTGCATGCAACCGAACAATATCATGGGCATTGAAAACATTTGTGAACTGGCCGCTCGGCTGCTCTTCAGCGCCGTGGAATGGGCGAGGAATATCCCTTTCTTCCCGGATCTGCAGATCACAGACCAGGTAGCCCTGCTTAGGCTGACCTGGAGTGAGTTGTTTGTTCTGAACGCTGCCCAGTGCTCCATGCCTCTTCATGTGGCTCCTCTCTTGGCCGCCGCCGGGCTCCATGCGTCTCCTATGTCTGCAGACAGGGTCGTTGCGTTCATGGATCACATAAGGATCTTCCAGGAACAGGTCGAAAAACTCAAGGCTTTGCACGTCGATTCGGCAGAGTACAGCTGCTTAAAGGCCATTGTCCTCTTTACTTCAG ATGCTTGCGGTTTGTCTGATGTGGCCCATATAGAAAGCTTACAGGAGAAATCGCAATGTGCTCTGGAGGAGTATGTGCGCAGCCAGTACCCGAACCAACCGACCCGTTTTGGGAAGCTTTTACTTCGTCTCCCTTCTCTTCGCACCGTCTCATCTTCTGTCATCGAGCAATTATTCTTCGTCCGTTTG